The Kosakonia sacchari SP1 genome includes a window with the following:
- a CDS encoding ABC transporter permease, giving the protein MSIAQRSPRRVNLSAVFWRKPVYGLLLLLLGPLMWFGIVYLGSLLTLLWQGFYTFDDFTMSVAPDLTFANLLALFNPANYDIILRTLIMAMCVTVASAILAFPMAWYMARYAQGKWKAFFYIAVMLPMWASYIVKAYAWTLLLARDGVAQWFLSHLGLEPLLAAFLTLPAVGGNTLSTSGLGRFLVFVYIWLPFMILPIQAALERLPPSLLQASADLGAHPRQTFRYVVLPLAIPGVAAGSIFTFSLTLGDFIVPQLVGPPGYFIGNMVYSQQGAIGNMPMAAAFTLVPMVLIALYLAFVKRLGAFDAL; this is encoded by the coding sequence ATGAGCATTGCGCAACGTTCGCCACGCCGCGTCAATCTTAGCGCTGTCTTCTGGCGCAAACCGGTGTACGGGCTGCTTTTGCTGCTGCTCGGCCCGCTGATGTGGTTTGGCATTGTCTATTTAGGTTCACTGCTCACGTTGTTGTGGCAGGGGTTTTACACCTTCGATGATTTCACCATGTCGGTTGCCCCGGATTTGACATTCGCCAACCTGCTGGCGCTGTTTAACCCGGCTAATTACGACATCATTCTTCGTACACTGATAATGGCGATGTGTGTGACGGTGGCGAGCGCCATTCTCGCTTTTCCGATGGCGTGGTATATGGCCCGTTATGCACAGGGCAAATGGAAAGCGTTCTTTTATATCGCGGTGATGCTACCGATGTGGGCGAGCTACATCGTTAAAGCCTACGCCTGGACGTTGCTGCTGGCGAGAGATGGTGTTGCGCAGTGGTTTTTAAGCCATCTGGGGCTGGAGCCGCTACTCGCTGCGTTTTTGACGTTGCCCGCCGTGGGCGGTAATACGCTTTCCACTTCCGGGCTGGGGCGGTTTCTGGTGTTCGTCTATATCTGGCTGCCGTTTATGATTTTGCCGATTCAGGCGGCGCTCGAGCGCTTACCGCCATCGCTGCTGCAAGCCTCAGCCGATCTAGGCGCGCATCCGCGTCAGACCTTTCGTTATGTGGTGTTACCGCTGGCAATACCGGGCGTGGCGGCGGGTTCAATATTTACCTTTTCGCTGACGCTCGGGGATTTTATCGTGCCGCAGCTCGTCGGGCCGCCGGGTTATTTCATTGGCAATATGGTTTATTCGCAGCAAGGAGCAATTGGTAACATGCCGATGGCCGCCGCGTTTACGCTTGTGCCGATGGTGTTGATCGCCCTTTATCTGGCGTTTGTAAAACGCCTGGGAGCGTTTGATGCACTCTGA
- a CDS encoding ABC transporter ATP-binding protein — MTYAVEFLDVARVYGDVRAVDGVTFAVNDGEFFSMLGPSGSGKTTCLRLIAGFEQLSGGAIRIFGREASELPPWERDVNTVFQDYALFPHMSVLDNVAYGLMVKGVDKKQRHARAREALEKVALGFVHARKPSQLSGGQRQRVAIARALVNEPRVLLLDEPLGALDLKLREQMQLELKKLQQDLGITFIFVTHDQGEALSMSDRVAVFNNGRIEQIDTPRELYLRPRTPFVAGFVGTSNVFDAALAEKLCGMNGVYSLRPEHIRLNTPGEIEASAVVQTVQYQGASTRFELALAQGEKLLVSQANLSDALLPETLAPGQSVRVSWSREAMVPLQGAG; from the coding sequence ATGACCTATGCGGTAGAATTCCTGGATGTCGCCAGAGTCTATGGTGATGTCCGGGCGGTTGACGGCGTAACGTTCGCCGTCAACGACGGGGAGTTTTTCTCCATGCTGGGGCCGTCCGGCTCCGGCAAAACCACCTGCCTGCGGCTGATTGCCGGGTTTGAGCAGCTCAGCGGCGGTGCCATTCGTATTTTTGGCCGCGAAGCCAGCGAGCTGCCGCCCTGGGAGCGGGACGTGAATACCGTCTTTCAGGATTACGCGCTGTTTCCGCACATGTCCGTTCTCGATAACGTCGCCTACGGGTTGATGGTGAAAGGCGTGGACAAAAAACAGCGCCATGCCCGCGCTCGTGAGGCGCTGGAGAAAGTGGCGCTCGGTTTTGTGCACGCGCGTAAACCCTCGCAACTTTCCGGCGGTCAGCGGCAACGCGTTGCCATCGCCCGCGCTCTGGTAAATGAACCCAGAGTGTTATTACTCGATGAACCCCTGGGCGCACTGGATCTAAAGCTGCGCGAACAGATGCAGCTGGAGCTGAAAAAGCTGCAACAGGATCTCGGCATCACCTTTATTTTTGTCACCCACGATCAGGGCGAAGCCTTGTCGATGTCCGACCGCGTGGCGGTGTTCAATAATGGCCGTATTGAGCAAATCGATACGCCGCGCGAACTTTACCTGCGTCCGCGCACGCCGTTTGTCGCCGGGTTTGTCGGCACGTCTAATGTGTTTGATGCGGCGCTTGCGGAAAAACTCTGCGGCATGAACGGGGTTTACTCGCTGCGACCGGAACATATTCGCCTGAATACGCCGGGGGAAATCGAAGCCAGCGCGGTGGTGCAAACGGTGCAATATCAGGGCGCATCGACCCGTTTTGAACTGGCGCTGGCGCAGGGGGAAAAGTTGCTGGTCAGCCAGGCGAACCTCTCCGATGCGTTACTGCCGGAAACGCTGGCACCGGGCCAATCGGTGCGGGTTTCCTGGTCGCGCGAGGCGATGGTGCCGTTACAGGGAGCGGGGTGA
- a CDS encoding aminotransferase-like domain-containing protein → MKKYQRLAQQIAEQIDLGVWRPGEKLPSLREQVTSSGLSFMTVGHAYQLLESQGRVIARPQSGYFVAPAPGLPRTPAAKVTRDEAVDINTYIFDVLQASCDASVLPFGSAFPDPKLFPMPQLNRSLAKVSKSATAMSVIENLPPGNSQLRHAIAKRYARQGMNISPDEIVITAGALEALNLSLQAVTEPGDWVIIESPCFYGALQALERLKLKALSVPTDVKEGIDLDALAQALTDYPVKACWLMTNAQNPLGFTLSAAKKAQLVALLAQHNVTLIEDDVYSELYYGREQPLPAKAWDTQDMTLHCSSFSKCLVAGFRVGWVAAGRHARRIQQLQLMSTLSTSSPLQLALVDYLSTHHYDAHLRRLRRQLAERKHLAWQALLRHLPPDVKIYRNESGYFLWLELPAGLDAGELSQQALAHHISIAPGKMFSTSDNWRAFFRFNCAWVWGDKEERAVMQLGQLIREMMN, encoded by the coding sequence ATGAAAAAATACCAGCGCCTGGCGCAGCAAATCGCAGAACAAATTGATCTTGGCGTCTGGCGTCCAGGAGAGAAACTGCCGTCGCTGCGTGAGCAGGTGACCAGTAGCGGGCTGAGCTTTATGACCGTCGGTCATGCTTATCAGTTGCTGGAAAGCCAGGGGCGGGTGATTGCGCGGCCACAGTCTGGCTATTTTGTCGCGCCAGCGCCCGGCTTACCGCGCACGCCGGCGGCTAAGGTTACGCGTGATGAAGCGGTGGACATCAATACCTATATTTTTGACGTGTTACAGGCCAGTTGCGATGCCTCGGTGCTGCCGTTTGGTTCCGCCTTTCCCGACCCTAAACTGTTCCCGATGCCGCAGCTCAATCGGTCGCTGGCAAAGGTGAGCAAAAGCGCCACTGCCATGAGCGTGATAGAAAACCTGCCGCCGGGAAACAGCCAGTTGCGCCACGCCATTGCTAAACGCTATGCCCGCCAGGGGATGAACATTTCGCCGGATGAAATTGTTATCACCGCCGGCGCGCTGGAAGCGCTGAATCTCAGCTTACAGGCGGTAACAGAACCGGGTGACTGGGTGATTATTGAAAGCCCCTGTTTCTACGGCGCGTTGCAGGCGCTGGAGCGGCTCAAGTTAAAAGCGCTATCGGTGCCGACCGATGTAAAAGAGGGCATCGATCTTGATGCGCTGGCGCAGGCATTAACTGACTATCCGGTAAAAGCCTGCTGGCTGATGACCAATGCGCAGAACCCGCTCGGGTTTACATTAAGCGCGGCGAAAAAGGCGCAACTGGTCGCGCTGCTGGCACAACACAACGTCACGCTGATCGAAGACGATGTTTACAGCGAGCTTTATTACGGGCGCGAACAACCGTTACCGGCGAAAGCCTGGGACACGCAAGACATGACGTTGCACTGCTCCTCATTTTCAAAATGTCTGGTCGCCGGGTTTCGCGTCGGCTGGGTCGCTGCCGGACGCCACGCAAGGCGTATTCAGCAATTGCAATTGATGAGCACCTTATCCACCAGTTCGCCGCTGCAACTGGCGCTGGTCGATTACTTATCGACGCATCACTACGACGCCCATTTGCGCCGCCTGCGCAGACAGCTTGCCGAGCGCAAACATCTGGCCTGGCAGGCGCTGCTGCGCCATCTGCCGCCGGACGTGAAAATCTATCGTAATGAGAGCGGCTATTTCTTATGGCTGGAGTTGCCCGCCGGGCTGGATGCCGGTGAACTGAGCCAGCAGGCGCTGGCGCACCATATCAGCATTGCTCCGGGGAAAATGTTTTCGACATCCGACAACTGGCGTGCGTTTTTCCGCTTTAATTGCGCCTGGGTCTGGGGCGATAAAGAGGAACGGGCGGTAATGCAACTGGGTCAATTAATTCGCGAGATGATGAATTAA
- the ydcS gene encoding putative ABC transporter substrate-binding protein YdcS, with protein MSKKFARSSLCALGLTVMTAHAAEPTEVGKGEGRLDIIAWPGYIERGQTDKQYDWVTAFEKETGCAVNVKTAATSDEMVSLMAKGGYDLVTASGDASLRLIMGKRVQPINTALIPNWKTLDPKLVKGEWFNVAGKTYGTPYQWGPNLLMYNTKTFPTPPDSWSVVFVQQNLPDGKSNKGRVQAYDGPIYIADAALFLKATQPQLGIDDPYQLTEAQYQAVLKTLRDQHLLIHRYWHDTTVQMSDFKNEGVVASSAWPYQANALKGENQPIATVFPKEGVTGWADTTMLHADAKHPNCAYKWMNWSLTPKVQGDVAAWFGSLPVVPEGCKASTLLGEKGCETNGYSFFDKIAFWKTPVAQGGKYVPYSRWTQDYIAIMGGR; from the coding sequence ATGAGCAAGAAATTTGCCCGCAGCAGCCTGTGTGCGCTGGGTCTTACCGTGATGACTGCACACGCCGCCGAGCCAACCGAAGTGGGAAAGGGAGAAGGTCGGCTGGATATTATCGCCTGGCCTGGCTATATCGAGCGCGGTCAGACCGATAAGCAATATGACTGGGTAACCGCCTTTGAAAAAGAGACCGGTTGCGCGGTGAATGTGAAAACCGCCGCCACGTCCGATGAGATGGTGAGCCTGATGGCGAAAGGCGGCTATGACCTGGTAACCGCCTCTGGCGATGCCTCTTTACGCCTGATCATGGGGAAACGCGTCCAGCCGATAAACACCGCGCTTATCCCCAACTGGAAAACGCTTGATCCGAAGCTGGTGAAAGGCGAATGGTTTAACGTTGCGGGGAAAACTTACGGCACGCCGTATCAGTGGGGGCCAAACCTGCTGATGTATAACACCAAAACGTTCCCGACGCCGCCGGATAGCTGGTCGGTGGTCTTTGTGCAGCAAAATCTGCCAGATGGCAAAAGTAATAAAGGGCGCGTGCAGGCCTATGATGGCCCAATTTATATCGCCGACGCCGCGCTGTTCCTGAAAGCCACGCAACCGCAACTGGGTATTGACGATCCGTACCAGCTTACCGAAGCACAGTATCAGGCGGTGCTGAAAACCCTGCGCGATCAGCATCTGCTCATCCACCGCTACTGGCATGACACCACAGTTCAGATGAGTGACTTCAAGAATGAAGGCGTGGTGGCCTCCAGCGCGTGGCCTTATCAGGCCAATGCCCTGAAAGGGGAAAATCAGCCGATTGCCACCGTCTTTCCAAAAGAGGGGGTGACGGGCTGGGCGGATACCACCATGCTGCATGCCGATGCGAAACACCCGAACTGCGCTTATAAATGGATGAACTGGTCGCTGACGCCGAAAGTACAGGGTGATGTGGCGGCGTGGTTTGGTTCGCTGCCGGTGGTGCCGGAAGGGTGCAAAGCCAGTACCTTGCTGGGTGAAAAGGGCTGCGAAACCAACGGCTACAGCTTTTTTGACAAAATCGCCTTCTGGAAAACGCCGGTGGCGCAAGGCGGCAAATATGTGCCTTATAGCCGCTGGACGCAGGATTACATCGCCATTATGGGCGGCCGTTAA